In Nicotiana tabacum cultivar K326 chromosome 19, ASM71507v2, whole genome shotgun sequence, one DNA window encodes the following:
- the LOC142173674 gene encoding uncharacterized protein LOC142173674, producing MVGFVREQRMSRILIDDGFGINILPICTVKELGIPMDELCESCLMIQGFNQGGRPWIHENKVVSSTYYQCLKYCEDGVEKKIVADDKPFTEAESYFADAKFYLKNYISREVKVNDVTPTKSVAKKVDVSTSKAKITVEKDHVLYDKNKMNEASSSKKVILVLRYVPKERKVKDPSFELQDNVLALPAKRTYEGFDPNAYKLLAKAGFDPNEPSKLGKLPPEASNPAQKMMMEKGYPLKQSHEGLGYKQPPPISISIKRASCNYITAKKVSTMLNKKPSVFDRLAKPRTSVFDRLGPLKKENKRHVSDRRIGAPIFAKKEILTIDCPSLIPSIMRRETKLVVSCGEVLKAKAHTIVHTKEREEDEESVGSSYHITIHDEQNASSYMEVEKKCLDIHVCNHISFNDGDPQEDEGTKDAPPELEEGVKTTVDALKKVNLGVVEDPKPTYVSASLNGDEEKKYIELLKEFKDIFAWSYKEMPGLDPKQAQRRFRPELVPLIEIEVNKLIEAGFVREVKHPTWISSIVPVRMKNGQIRVCVDFRDLNNAYPKDEFPLPIPDLIIDATTGYEVIFFMDGSSEYNQIFMAPKDEELTTFRTPKGIYCCKVMPFSLKDAGATYQCAMQNIFDDMLHKNVEYYVDDLVGKSRKKDNHLQYLRMVFERLRRYQLRMNPLKCAFGVTSRKFLDFIVRHRGIEIDQAKVDAILKMPEPKDIHELKSLQGKLAYLRRFILNLAGRCQPFSRLMKKGVPFEWDQACRNAFESIKSYLMKPPIPAAPIPGKPLILYISAQERSIGALLAQGNNEGKENAIYYLSRMMTPNELKYSPIEKLCLALVFSIQKLKHYFQAHVVQLVSRANPIKFVMSKPVLSDRLARWYLQFQQFKIVYVPQNAVKGQALADFLVDHPIPDDWELSDELPDEDAMVIEIQPPWKMYFDGVAHREGAGAGIVFITSQGEVFPYSFTRTQWCSNNVAEYQALILGLEMVVDIKQLQL from the exons ATGGTTGGCTTTGTGCGAGAACAGAGAATGAGTAGAATCTTGATCGATGATGGATTTGGCATCAATATTCTCCCAATCTGTACTGTCAAAGAGCTTGGCATACCTATGGATGAACTATGTGAAAGTTGTTTGATGATTCAAGGGTTCAATCAAGGGG gaaggccatggatacatgaGAACAAAGTGGTTTCATCCACCTACTATCAGTGCTTGAAGTACTGTGAAGATGGGGTCGAAAAGAAGATAGTTGCCGATGATAAGCCCTTTACCGAGGCTGAATCATACTTTGCCGATGCGAAATTCTACTTAAAGAATTATATCTCAAGGGAGGTTAAGGTTAATGACGTGACGCCAACCAAAAGTGTTGCAAAGAAGGTTGATGTCTCAACTAGCAAGGCAAAGATTACGGTTGAAAAAGATCATGTGCTTTATGATAAGAACAAGATGAATGAGGCATCTTCAAGTAAGAAAGTGATTCTTGTTCTTCGCTATGTTCCAAAGGAAAGGAAGGTTAAAGATCCATCTTTTGAACTACAAGATAATGTGTTAG CACTTCCCGCAAAGCGCACATATGAGGGCTTTGACCCAAACGCCTACAAGTTGTTAGCAAAAGCTGGATTTGATCCCAATGAACCATCCAAGTTGGGAAAGCTCCCGCCTGAAGCTTCAAACCCTGCTCAAAAGATGATGATGGAGAAAGGGTACCCACTGAAGCAATCACATGAAGGATTGGGTTACAAACAACCCCCGCCAATCAGTATCTCCATTAAAAGGGCAAGTTGTAACTATATTACTGCTAAAAAAGTGTCTACGATGCTTAATAAGAAACCTTCTGTGTTTGATCGACTTGCAAAACCAAGGACCTCAGTCTTTGATAGGTTGGGACCACTGAAGAAGGAGAACAAGCGTCATGTAAGTGATAGAAGGATTGGAGCACCTATCTTCGCTAAAAAGGAGATTTTGACCATAGATTGCCCAAGCCTGATTCCTTCTATAATGAGGCGAGAGACCAAACTTGTAGTTTCATGCGGAGAGGTCCTCAAAGCAAAGGCTCATACTATAGTTCACACTAAAGAAcgggaggaagatgaagaaagtgtggggTCATCATATCATATCACCATTCATGATGAGCAAAATGCTTCATCTTATATGGAAGTCGAGAAAAAGTGCCTTGATATTCATGTATGTAATCACATATCTTTCAATGATGGTGATCCTCAAGAGGATGAAGGCACTAAAGATGCACCACCTGAGCTTGAAGAAGGGGTAAAGACAACGGTTGATGCACTAAAAAAAGTCAATCTCGGAGTAGTTGAAGATCCAAAGCCCACATATGTAAGTGCCTCTCTAAATGGTGATGAAGAGAAAAAATATATTGAGCTACTTAAGGAGTTTAAAGACATATTTGCTTGGAGCTACAAAGAAATGCCAGGTTTAGACCCCAAG CAAGCACAACGTCGCTTCAGACCTGAACTAGTTCCCTTGATTGAAATCGAAGTTAACAAGCTTATTGAGGCTGGTTTTGTTCGTGAAGTTAAACATCCTACATGGATTTCAAGCATCGTCCCTGTAAGAATGAAGAATGGCCAAATCCGAGTTTGTGTTGACTTTAGGGACCTAAATAATGCTTATCCTAAGGATGAATTTCCTCTTCCTATCCCTGATCTCATAATTGATGCAACGACTGGATACGAGGTGATATTTTTCATGGATGGTTCATCAGAATATAATCAAATTTTCATGGCACCGAAGGATGAAGAACTTACTACCTTTCGCACCCCTAAAGGTATATACTGCTGCAAGGTAATGCCTTTTAGTTTGAAGGATGCTGGTGCTACATATCAATGTGCcatgcaaaatatttttgatgaCATGCTTCATAAAAACGTGGAGTattatgttgacgacttggtgggAAAGTCAAGGAAGAAAGATAATCACTTGCAATATTTGAGGATGGTATTTGAACGGCTTCGGAGATACCAACTCAGAATGAATCCGTTGAAGtgcgcctttggagttacttctagGAAGTTCCTCGATTTTATTGTTCGACACCGAGGTatcgaaattgatcaagctaAGGTGGATGCTATCTTGAAAATGCCCGAGCCTAAGGATATTCATGAGTTAAAAAGCTTACAAGGTAAGTTGGCATATCTTAGAAGATTTATTTTGAATCTGGCTGGAAGATGCCAACCATTTAGTcgcctcatgaagaaaggggttcCTTTTGAATGGGACCAAGCTtgcagaaatgcttttgaaagcattaagtcttatttgatgaaACCTCCAATACCGGCAGCCCCAATACCTGGAAAGCCATTAATATTATACATTTCAGCACAGGAAAGGTCAATAGGAGCACTTCTAGCTCAAGGAAACAATGAAGGCAAAGAAAACGCAATTTATTACTTGAGTAGGATGATGACGCCAAATGAGCTCAAGTATTCACCTATTGAGAAGTTATGTTTGGCACTTGTCTTCTCCATTCAGAAGCTGAAGCATTACTTCCAAGCTCACGTTGTGCAACTCGTCTCAAGAGCGAATCCTATCAAGTTTGTCATGTCTAAACCAGTCCTAAGTGATCGATTAGCGAGgtggtacctccaatttcaacaatttaaaattgTGTATGTTCCTCAAAATGcggtaaaaggacaagcattagcAGACTTCCTAGTTGACCATCCAATTCCAGATGATTGGGAGTTGTCTGATGAATTGCCTGATGAAGATGCAATGGTTATTGAAATTCAACCTCCTTGGAAGATGTATTTTGATGGCGTTGCACATCGTGAAGGAGCTGGCGCTGGAATAGTGTTTATCACTTCTCAAGGAGAAGTTTTTCCATATTCTTTCACTCGGACACAATGGTGCTCCAATAATGTTGCTGAATATCAAGCGctcatacttgggcttgaaatggttgTGGATATCAAACAATTGCAACTATAA
- the LOC107824824 gene encoding serine/threonine-protein kinase EDR1, translating into MKHIFKKLHHPNRSNDAQSTSSAVSTSSPPAVSSSSSASCASDNRNSSSVVQSPSTPSTTSSASTAAAAPVSAGGGGGNISTIIRQQDYYTSEEEYQVQLALALSVSSSQAQDSFPCDVNSSNGQTLGGGRTAADLARDREDAAADLLSRQYWDYGVLDYEEKVVDGFYDVYTLFTDPASRGKMPSLTELETIPGSSDFEGVIINRRIDPSLEELMQIAHCITLDCPASEINLLVLRLSELVTEHLGGPVKDANIILAKWMEISNELRTSLHTSVLPIGSLKVGLSRHRALLFKVLADHVGIPCRLVKGSHYTGVEDDAVNIVNLPNDSEFLVDLMGAPGTLIPADVLSTKDASFKSYGPKLNKIPSFPSNNDSRVSYPRLNLLSGQNSGLGDDFSNRSRPEKTDSVHSISDAGGSSTPGSSAISKRPSSSNQVDWTSPLAIGTSLYKGGRGPNAAGDGLRLNVNVVPYDQNNPEDPKNLFADLNPFQVKGSGNTLIQKNPARNKVSELQQPKNTLVTGRPPAPMMWKNRYAHNEVPWKNDSDSEALFPKKSCGSSGYNTSSIASTSSNIPQKSSPDTTSRFHGNSHPAYRGNEGVTSTQDNSSKLSADLEFRRLSVQDGQSNNRETSQWEGHILQTDELNRTQAHGQAIILESDHIRNLQAQPTGTNIKLKEPEYPTSSGDLGRSQVDPVFDDVGDCEIPWEDLVIGERIGLGSYGEVYHADWNGTEVAVKKFLDQDFSGAALAEFKREVRIMRRLRHPNVVRFMGAITRPPHLSIITEFLPRGSLYRIIHRPHCQIDERRRIKMALDVAKGMDCLHTSNPTIVHRDLKSPNLLVDKNWTVKVCDFGLSRLKHNTFLSSKSTAGTPEWMAPEVLRNEPSNEKCDIYSFGVILWELATLRLPWSGMNPMQVVGAVGFQNKRLEIPKELDPIVARIIWQCWQTDPNLRPSFAQLTVALAPLQRLIIPSYVDQPSSHLPQEISVNSTP; encoded by the exons ATGAAACACATTTTCAAGAAGCTTCACCATCCAAATCGATCCAACGACGCTCAATCTACTTCATCTGCGGTATCGACATCTTCGCCGCCGGCGGTATCATCGTCGTCATCGGCGTCATGTGCTTCTGATAACCGGAATTCGAGTTCTGTTGTTCAATCACCGTCGACTCCTTCCACGACGTCGAGTGCCTCCACGGCGGCCGCTGCTCCGGTGAGTGCTGGTGGCGGAGGAGGGAATATTTCGACGATCATTCGGCAGCAGGATTATTATACTTCGGAGGAAGAGTACCAGGTGCAGCTTGCCCTAGCGTTGAGTGTGTCATCCTCGCAGGCTCAGGATTCTTTCCCGTGCGATGTTAACTCAAGCAACGGTCAAACACTCGGCGGAGGGCGAACCGCTGCTGACTTGGCACGTGATAGGGAGGATGCCGCTGCGGACTTGTTATCGAGGCAGTATTGG GATTATGGTGTGCTGGACTATGAGGAGAAAGTTGTTGATGGTTTCTATGACGTATATACTCTCTTCACAGATCCAGCAAGTCGTGGGAAAATGCCATCTCTTACTGAACTTGAAACAATTCCTGGGAGTTCTGACTTTGAAGGCGTGATAATTAATCGGAGAATTGACCCCTCCTTGGAAGAGTTGATGCAGATTGCACATTGTATTACATTGGACTGCCCTGCCAGTGAGATTAATCTGTTAGTACTGAGGCTTTCGGAACTTGTAACTGAGCATTTAGGTGGGCCAGTAAAGGATGCAAATATCATATTGGCCAAATGGATGGAAATAAGCAACGAGTTGAGGACATCACTTCACACCAGTGTGCTGCCAATTGGATCCCTAAAAGTTGGGCTTTCACGTCACCGTGCATTGCTTTTTAAG GTACTAGCTGACCATGTTGGAATACCCTGTAGACTTGTTAAAGGGAGTCACTATACTGGCGTCGAAGACGATGCTGTCAACATTGTAAACTTACCAAATGATAG CGAGTTTTTGGTTGATCTCATGGGAGCACCTGGCACACTTATACCAGCTGATGTTCTGAGTACAAAGGATGCTTCTTTTAAATCATATGGTCCAAAATTGAACAAGATTCCAAGTTTTCCGTCCAATAATGATTCTAGAGTTTCTTACCCGAGGCTGAACTTGTTATCTGGTCAAAATTCTGGATTAGGAGATGATTTCTCTAATAGGTCTAGGCCTGAGAAGACAGATTCAGTTCATTCAATCTCAGATGCAGGTGGTAGCTCCACCCCTGGTTCTTCGGCAATCAGTAAAAGACCATCTTCTTCAAATCAGGTCGATTGGACTTCGCCATTAGCAATTGGAACTTCTTTGTACAAAGGGGGCCGTGGACCCAATGCGGCTGGTGATGGCTTGAGGTTGAATGTAAATGTGGTTCCTTATGATCAGAATAACCCTGAGGACCCGAAAAATCTTTTTGCTGATCTTAATCCGTTTCAAGTAAAAGGCTCTGGCAATACATTGATACAGAAAAACCCTGCAAGAAACAAAGTCAGTGAATTGCAACAGCCGAAAAATACTTTGGTCACTGGACGACCTCCTGCCCCTATGATGTGGAAAAATCGGTATGCACACAATGAGGTCCCCTGGAAAAACGATTCTGATTCTGAGGCACTTTTTCCGAAGAAGAGCTGTGGATCTAGTGGCTATAATACATCATCAATAGCATCTACCAGCTCAAACATACCACAGAAATCTTCCCCTGATACTACCTCCAGGTTTCATGGAAACTCACATCCTGCCTATAGAGGAAATGAAGGGGTTACTTCCACCCAGGATAACAGTTCCAAATTATCAGCTGATCTTGAATTTAGAAGGTTGTCTGTTCAGGACGGTCAAAGCAATAATAGAGAAACAAGTCAATGGGAGGGGCACATTTTGCAGACTGATGAGTTAAATAGGACACAGGCACACGGACAAGCTATTATCCTGGAAAGTGATCACATAAGAAATTTGCAAGCTCAGCCAACGGGAACAAATATAAAATTGAAGGAGCCAGAATATCCAACTTCTTCAGGCGATTTAGGTCGAAGTCAGGTTGATCCTGTATTTGATGATGTTGGTGATTGCGAAATTCCATGGGAAGATCTTGTCATTGGCGAGAGGATTGGTCTTG GTTCATATGGGGAGGTTTACCATGCAGATTGGAATGGCACT GAGGTTGCTGTAAAGAAGTTCCTCGATCAGGATTTCTCAGGTGCAGCTTTGGCCGAGTTTAAGAGAGAG GTGCGTATCATGCGTAGGTTACGGCATCCAAATGTTGTTCGTTTTATGGGTGCTATTACTCGGCCACCCCACCTTTCTATTATCACTGAGTTCCTGCCGCG AGGTAGCTTATATCGGATAATTCATCGTCCTCATTGTCAAATTGATGAAAGGAGGAGAATCAAAATGGCTCTTGATGTG GCAAAGGGCATGGATTGCTTACATACAAGCAACCCTACAATTGTTCACCGTGATCTGAAGTCACCTAATCTCTTGGTTGATAAGAACTGGACTGTTAAG GTATGTGATTTTGGCTTGTCTCGCTTGAAGCACAACACATTTTTGTCATCCAAATCAACAGCTGGAACG cCCGAGTGGATGGCGCCAGAAGTTCTTCGCAATGAACCTTCAAATGAGAA GTGTGACATCTACAGTTTTGGTGTCATTCTATGGGAACTTGCTACCTTAAGACTACCTTGGAGTGGGATGAACCCTATGCAAGTGGTGGGAGCTGTTGGCTTCCAGAATAAACGTCTCGAGATTCCAAAGGAACTTGATCCTATTGTAGCAAGAATAATATGGCAATGTTGGCAAAC TGATCCAAACTTGCGTCCATCATTTGCTCAGCTAACAGTGGCTTTAGCACCATTGCAACGTCTTATCATTCCTTCCTATGTGGATCAGCCCAGCTCCCATTTGCcacaggaaatctcagtaaattCTACCCCGTAA